The genomic window AGTTCTTCGACGATCGCATCCGCGAGGCCTTCGACTACCTCCAGCGCCAGCATCCCGGAGAGGTGATGATTTCCAGCCGCGATTTTGCGGACAAGACCTGGGCGGTCGCCTACTCCTCCGACGTCGACCCCACGAGCTTTTACCTCTTCTGGCCTGGCGAGAAGAAGCTCGAGTTTCTCTTCTCGTCCCGACCCGAGCTCGCTTCCTATCGCCTCGCTCCCATGGAGCCGATCACCTTCCCGGCGCGGGACGGGCTTCTGCTCCATGGTTACCTCACCTTGCCCCTCGGGGCGACCGGCAAGGTACCCTTTGTGCTTCTGGTCCATGGGGGCCCCTGGGCGCGCGACAGCTGGGGCTTTAGCCCTCTGGTTCAGCTCCTGGCCAACCGGGGGTACGGCGTCCTGCAGGTCAACTTCCGCGGCTCCACGGGCTATGGGAAGGAGTTCGTGAATGCGGGAGACCGCGAATGGGGCGGAAAGATGCAGGCCGACCTGATCGATGCCAAGCACTGGGCGGTCGCGCACGGCTACGCCGATCCGGCCCGCTTCGCCATCATGGGGATGAGCTACGGCGGCTATGCGACGCTGGCAGCCCTGTCCTTCGTGCCCGGGGAGTTCACCTGCGGGGTCGAGGCGATGGGTCCGTCCAACCTCATCACCATGAGCCGCTCGATCCCGCCCTACTGGGAGCCGATGCGGGCCCTCTTTGAAAAGCGCCTCGGGAGCCCGGAGAAGGACGAGGCATTCTTGCAGGAGCGATCCCCCCTCTTCTCCGCGGACCGGATCCGGGTGCCTCTCCTGATCGCCCAGGGAGCCAACGACGTCCGGGTCAAGCGGGTGGAGAGCGATCAGATCGTCGAGGCGATGCGCAAGCACGGGCTTCCCGTCGAATACCTGCTCTTTCCGGACGAGGGGCATGGGTTTGTCCGCCCGGAGGATCGTCTCCAGTTCTTTCGGGCGACCGAACGCTTCCTGGCCAAGCATCTTGGCGGACGGTCCGAGGAAGGGGCGGGGGCCAAAGAGGCGGTCCGCTGAGGCTGGGGATTCAGTACCACCACTGCCAGGAGACCGTGGCCATCCAGCCCATTCCGTACTGGACGCCATTCCAGGATTGATAGCAGGGCACCACGATCTGGGCCGTGAGAAAGTTCCCCTGGAGGGCGCTTTCGGGCGAGGTCGCCATCTTTTGAAACCCATCGCTGGCGAAGCCCGGCATCCGCATGTTGACGCCTAGGCCAACCCCGGCCCACTCCCCTCCGGTCCAGGCCGCCACGATGTCGGGCATGGCGATGAAGGGAGCGGTCTGGATGGAGAGCTGGTCGACCGGGTTCGCTCCGTGGATGCCCCCTTGGTAGTTGCCGAGCCCGCTAAAATTGAGGGAGATCGCTTCGGTGAAGTTGTAAGAGATCCACCCCGTGCCGGTGAAGGTGTTCCCCCAGGCGTATCCTTGGGAGTTCCGTCCCACAGGGATCGTGGCATAGCCCTGAACTCCCCAGCCCCAGTGGCGATCCTCGCTCTGCCCGAGGTAGGTGGCCGCCGTGATGAAAGCGGGCACGCCCAGGCCGAGCTGCATGTCGTAGGGATAGACATGGTGTCCAGCCATGTCGGGCATGGTCTCGTCGATCGAGCCTGTCGGAACCGAGAAGCCATAGTTCATCTGGAGCCGGTTCCGGTGAAAGTCCAGGACCTTCCAGATCGCCTGGAAGTTGACATCCCCCAGCCCCAGCGCGGTCATCCCCATCTGCGCACCGGGAGGCATCGGTTGGAGGGGAAGGCCGTTCTTTCCCATGGCATGGCCCATCCCCATCCCGTGGTGCATCCCCATCCCGGGGCCCATGAAACCACCCATGGGCAGCCCGACCATCGTCATCTGCTTGTCCCAAATCGGGAACATCGCCATGAAGGTGAGGTTGTCGGTGATCCCCATCATGAGCATCGGCATATACTGGGCCATGAACATGTCGATATTGCCCATGGCGACGGGCTTCCCTCCATACTGGACCGCGCCGAGGCCGGTGAGGTTCATGGCATTAGAGCCCTGGTAGTAATCGGGGCCCATGTTCATGTACATCCACCAGAACCCGATCATCGGCTGGTACTTCCGGTGCATGTGCCCGGTTCCCATGAGGTTGGCCGGGGTGTCGCTCGCAGCGATCTTGTCGCTCCAGATCTCCGGAGAATCGAGGCTCCATTTCGAGTTTTCCCAGGGTGCGAGCGGCGTCGGCTCCTTGCCGTAGACGACCGTCTCCGCGGCGGTCGAGGTCGGGAGGTTCTGGGAGAGAAGGGGCTTCCTTAAGGATTGGCCTTGGGATTGGGCTTGCCCCGATGGGGTGGAGGGTTCCTCGCCGGAAGAGATTTCCGCAGGGATGCTGGGGGGCAAAGCCGCGTAGACCCCGGTCCCCGGCAGCAGCAAGAGGGCCAGCAGCGCAAAAAAAATGATGTATGGGACGGGGAGACCCCTTCGGCAAAGAAGTCGCCCGCCGACGGAACTGGTGTGAGTCGTTGTCATGATGCCTTTCGCGTTTCGCCGGAAGCTTAGCGGGGAGGAAAAAGGTCGGCTACCGACGCGCACACCGGCTGCTTACGGGTGTGGTGGAAAATCGCCCTCGGCCAGGGATCGGGGTAACCCCTAGGGAGGGTGGGGAAGGGCGCACTTTTGCCCCGTTGCGATGGGGGAGGCGTCATCCCCTAGCTGCTGGAGGGATTCGGTGCCTTCGGCAGCGAGGACGAGAAAGGCTGTGGAATCCTTTCCGGCAGCACAAAAGATTCCCCGCCCGCTACCGAGACCGACAGAGCGCCGGCCCAAGATCCGGCTGGGGAGCCCAAAGGAGCTCAAGAATGCCCGAAATCGGCACTGATCGCGAAGCAAAGAGTTGTCTCTGGATCGGAGCTGATGGTTGGGATTCGGGGTCCGCCATGAGGGTACCAGAAGCATTCCTCGTAGGAATCCTCCACCGTGCCGATCCTTTGCGAGGAAGCCTCTTGCCGGGACGCGGCTGCCTTGCCTCTGTCTCGGGCTTGGGCCTCTGGCAGAACGCGAAGGGGCGGCGTCGGGGAGGGGGCCTGAAAAAGGGGGGAAGCCCTGCTGCCAAGGGAGAACGCTCCTTGCTCAGAATTTGTAGGCCACTGTGCCTTGCACCCAGAAGGGCATGCCGGGGACGATGTCTTCGTAGTTGAAGGTGCGGGTCCCATTGGCTCCCATGCCAAAGCTCAGCCAGTAGGGCTCATTGGTGAAGTTATAGAAAGAGAGGCGGGCCTCCCACCGGGGGGCAGCATAGAAGAGGGCGGCGTTGAGGATGAACTGGGTCGGGATCTTCGTGCCGTAATCGTAACCGAGGTACTGCTCGCTCATCACGAGTCCGCCGACGGTGACACCCAGCCCGGTGTCGGTGCGGTAGGTGACCATACCGCTCATGACCTGGTCGGGAAAGCCCAGGAAGTTGTAGATACCGGCGGGGTAAAGGCCGCTATTGTTGAGCGGGAGGTTCTGCTGGAGGGCGAGGGCCGTCGAGTAGGTCTGGTACATTGGTGGGCCATGGCCGACAGAGGTCCAGTCTTCTGTGCCGTGCATGTAGGCGTAGCCCAGCTTTG from Methylacidimicrobium sp. B4 includes these protein-coding regions:
- a CDS encoding alpha/beta fold hydrolase; the protein is MGSKDDRPITAEKGRGIRSFFWSPDSQTIFYLQDQGGNENNHLFGVDLAKGSASDLTPFQDVKVHLQADDPAHPRSLLLALNRRDPKVFDIYRLALPDNRLSLLAENPGNVIEWEEDHQYAIRARLSMLPGARQEVSARVAVEAPWKALASWGPDESGSLAGFSPDDRSLWILSTVGANAERLLEIDPASGKQTVLAEDAHYDVAAILTHPRTYRLEAVAFEREKLEWQFFDDRIREAFDYLQRQHPGEVMISSRDFADKTWAVAYSSDVDPTSFYLFWPGEKKLEFLFSSRPELASYRLAPMEPITFPARDGLLLHGYLTLPLGATGKVPFVLLVHGGPWARDSWGFSPLVQLLANRGYGVLQVNFRGSTGYGKEFVNAGDREWGGKMQADLIDAKHWAVAHGYADPARFAIMGMSYGGYATLAALSFVPGEFTCGVEAMGPSNLITMSRSIPPYWEPMRALFEKRLGSPEKDEAFLQERSPLFSADRIRVPLLIAQGANDVRVKRVESDQIVEAMRKHGLPVEYLLFPDEGHGFVRPEDRLQFFRATERFLAKHLGGRSEEGAGAKEAVR